The following proteins are encoded in a genomic region of Entelurus aequoreus isolate RoL-2023_Sb linkage group LG01, RoL_Eaeq_v1.1, whole genome shotgun sequence:
- the LOC133655398 gene encoding guanine nucleotide exchange factor MSS4-like — protein sequence MDLNPQAKDSMDRADLVSEDGKNSKSVLCQRCGSKVLCPGTAVFAEKELILPSMRKKSSLSPTDGSVDGDTLTAHWLVGEMFDFENVGFTNDVGRIKYLICADCEIGPIGWHCLDDKRRYYVAIERVNHA from the exons ATGGACCTGAACCCACAGGCTAAAGACAGCATGGACCGGGCAGACTTGGTTTCTGAGGACGGGAAGAACAGCAAGTCTGTATTGTGTCAACGCTGCGGGTCCAAGGTGCTGTGTCCTGGAACGGCTGTGTTTGCAGAGAAAGAG CTGATCCTGCCATCCATGCGTAAAAAGAGCAGCCTCAGCCCCACAGACGGCTCGGTGGACGGGGACACGCTGACTGCCCACTGGTTAGTGGGGGAAATGTTTGATTTTGAGAACGTGGGCTTCACTAACGACGTGGGGAGGATCAAATATCTCATCTGTGCAGACTGTGAGATCGGACCCATTGGCTGGCACTGTTTGGATGACAAGAGACGTTACTATGTGGCCATAGAGCGAGTCAATCATGCGTAG